One window of Streptomyces sp. NBC_00273 genomic DNA carries:
- the trpS gene encoding tryptophan--tRNA ligase — protein sequence MASDRPRALSGIQPTSGSFHLGNYLGAIRQYVALQETHDAFYMVVDLHAITMPQDPKDLRANTRLSAAQLLAAGLDPERCTLFVQSHVPEHAQLGWVMNCITGFGEASRMTQFKDKSAKGGVNSASVGLFTYPILQVADILLYQANAVPVGEDQRQHIELTRDLAERFNSRFGQTFTLPAAHIVKEVAKIYDLQDPAIKMSKSASSPKGLINLLDEPKVTEKKIKSAVTDTEAEIRFDSEKKPGVSNLLTIYSTLTGETIAELEAKYEGKGYGALKTDLAGVMVDFVTPFKKRTQEYLDDPETLDSLLAKGAEKARAVAAETLAQAYDRLGLLPAKH from the coding sequence ATGGCTTCTGATCGTCCTCGCGCGCTCTCCGGCATCCAGCCCACCTCCGGTTCGTTCCACCTCGGGAACTACCTCGGAGCCATCCGCCAGTACGTCGCCCTGCAGGAGACGCACGACGCCTTCTACATGGTGGTCGACCTGCACGCGATTACCATGCCGCAGGATCCGAAGGACCTGCGCGCGAACACCCGCCTCTCCGCCGCCCAGCTGCTGGCCGCCGGCCTGGACCCCGAGCGCTGCACGCTCTTCGTCCAGAGCCACGTGCCCGAGCACGCGCAGCTCGGCTGGGTCATGAACTGCATCACCGGTTTCGGCGAGGCCAGCCGGATGACCCAGTTCAAGGACAAGTCCGCCAAGGGCGGGGTCAACAGCGCCAGCGTCGGCCTGTTCACGTACCCGATCCTCCAGGTCGCCGACATCCTGCTCTACCAGGCGAACGCCGTCCCCGTCGGCGAGGACCAGCGCCAGCACATCGAGCTGACCCGCGACCTGGCCGAGCGCTTCAACAGCCGGTTCGGTCAGACGTTCACCCTGCCCGCCGCGCACATCGTCAAGGAGGTCGCGAAGATCTACGACCTCCAGGACCCGGCGATCAAGATGTCGAAGTCCGCGTCGTCCCCCAAGGGCCTGATCAACCTCCTCGACGAGCCCAAGGTCACCGAGAAGAAGATCAAGAGCGCGGTCACCGACACCGAGGCCGAGATCCGCTTCGACTCCGAGAAGAAGCCCGGCGTCAGCAACCTGCTCACGATCTACTCCACCCTCACGGGCGAGACCATCGCCGAGCTGGAAGCCAAGTACGAGGGCAAGGGCTACGGCGCGCTGAAGACCGACCTGGCCGGTGTGATGGTCGATTTCGTCACACCGTTCAAGAAGCGGACCCAGGAATACCTGGACGACCCGGAGACGCTGGACTCCCTCCTGGCCAAGGGCGCGGAGAAGGCCCGCGCGGTCGCCGCCGAGACGCTCGCACAGGCCTACGACCGCCTCGGTCTGCTGCCCGCCAAGCACTGA
- the glyA gene encoding serine hydroxymethyltransferase — protein sequence MSASRHPALFAADPELASFVAAEEVLQAQTLRLIPSENYVSAAVLEASGTVLQNKYSEGYPGRRYYEGQQNIDRVEALAIERAKGLFGVDHANVQPYSGSPANLAVYLAFAKPGDTVMGMALPMGGHLTHGWGVSATGSWFRGVQYGVRADTGLIDYDAVRELALSERPKVIFCGGTALPRTIDFAAFAEIAREAGSILVADVAHIAGLIAGGAHPSPADHVDVISTTTHKTLRGPRGAMLMCREEHAKAIDKAVFPGLQGGPHNQTTAGIAVALHEAAQPSFVSYAHAVVANAKALAAALLEKGFDLVSGGTDNHLILIDLTGKDVPGKIAAKALDRAGIVVNYNTVPFDPRKPFDPSGVRIGTPSLTSRGLSTEHMPVVADWISRAVDAAAKGDEQALAVIRAEVTDLMAAFPAPGLPLS from the coding sequence ATGTCCGCGAGCCGCCATCCCGCCCTGTTCGCCGCCGACCCCGAGCTGGCCTCGTTCGTCGCGGCGGAGGAAGTGCTGCAGGCGCAGACCCTGCGCCTGATCCCCAGCGAGAACTACGTGTCCGCGGCCGTCCTCGAAGCCTCCGGCACCGTGCTGCAGAACAAGTACAGCGAGGGCTACCCCGGCCGCCGCTACTACGAGGGCCAGCAGAACATCGACCGCGTCGAGGCGCTGGCGATCGAGCGGGCCAAGGGCCTGTTCGGCGTGGACCACGCCAACGTGCAGCCGTACTCCGGCTCGCCCGCCAACCTGGCCGTGTACCTGGCCTTCGCGAAGCCGGGCGACACGGTGATGGGCATGGCCCTGCCGATGGGCGGGCACCTCACCCACGGCTGGGGCGTCTCGGCGACCGGTTCCTGGTTCCGGGGCGTGCAGTACGGCGTCCGCGCCGATACGGGGCTCATCGACTACGACGCGGTGCGCGAGCTGGCCCTCTCCGAGCGGCCCAAGGTGATCTTCTGCGGCGGTACCGCCCTGCCGAGGACCATCGACTTCGCCGCCTTCGCCGAGATCGCCCGCGAGGCGGGCTCGATCCTGGTCGCCGACGTGGCCCACATCGCGGGCCTGATCGCGGGCGGCGCGCACCCGTCCCCGGCGGACCACGTCGACGTCATCTCCACCACCACGCACAAGACCCTGCGCGGTCCGCGGGGCGCGATGCTGATGTGCCGGGAGGAGCACGCGAAGGCCATCGACAAGGCGGTCTTCCCGGGCCTGCAGGGCGGCCCGCACAACCAGACCACGGCCGGTATCGCGGTGGCGCTGCACGAGGCCGCGCAGCCGTCCTTCGTCTCGTACGCCCACGCGGTCGTCGCCAATGCCAAGGCGCTGGCCGCGGCGCTGCTGGAGAAGGGCTTCGACCTGGTCTCGGGCGGTACGGACAACCACCTGATCCTGATCGACCTGACGGGCAAGGACGTGCCGGGCAAGATCGCGGCGAAGGCCCTGGACCGGGCGGGCATCGTCGTGAACTACAACACGGTGCCGTTCGACCCGCGCAAGCCGTTCGATCCCTCGGGGGTGCGGATCGGTACGCCGTCGCTGACGTCGCGGGGGCTGTCCACGGAGCACATGCCGGTGGTGGCGGACTGGATCTCGCGCGCGGTGGACGCCGCCGCGAAGGGGGACGAGCAGGCGCTCGCCGTGATCCGCGCCGAGGTCACGGACCTCATGGCCGCCTTCCCGGCCCCGGGCCTGCCGCTGTCCTGA
- a CDS encoding glutathionylspermidine synthase family protein has translation MERHTIEPRPDWQKTVEEQGLIYPLTRYPDDSLRPYWDESAYYSFSLPEVEALENVVEELHAMCLAAAAHIVEHDRFADLGITDPKLAALIAESWRRRAEQPSLYGRFDLRYDGTGSPAKMLEYNADTPTSLVEAASPQWFWMEERFPGADQWNSLHERLVDAWRRQAELLPPGPLHFAHSEADELGEDLMTVAYLQETAEQAGLETQALSVEQIGWDSLSGRFVDEKLRFIRSCFKLYPWEWLATDEFGPHVLGTYDHGGGTGSTCWIEPLWKMLLSNKALLAILWELFPEHPNLLPAYLDGPRELAEPGSDGYVAKPLLGREGAGVTLHGPGGGGEPFVPQEGEQYCFQGLAPLPDFDGNRVVLGAWVVEDEAAGLGIRESAGPVTDEYARFLPHVIL, from the coding sequence ATGGAGCGGCACACCATCGAGCCCCGTCCCGACTGGCAGAAGACCGTCGAGGAGCAGGGTCTGATCTATCCCCTGACCCGCTACCCCGACGACTCCCTGCGCCCCTACTGGGACGAGAGCGCGTACTACTCCTTTTCGCTCCCCGAGGTCGAGGCCCTGGAGAACGTCGTCGAGGAGCTGCACGCCATGTGCCTGGCCGCGGCCGCGCACATCGTCGAGCACGACCGCTTCGCCGACCTCGGCATCACCGACCCGAAGCTCGCCGCGCTGATCGCCGAGTCCTGGCGGCGCCGCGCCGAACAGCCCTCCCTGTACGGCCGTTTCGACCTGCGCTACGACGGCACCGGCAGCCCGGCCAAGATGCTGGAGTACAACGCCGACACCCCCACGTCCCTGGTGGAGGCGGCCAGCCCGCAGTGGTTCTGGATGGAGGAGCGCTTCCCCGGCGCCGACCAGTGGAACTCCCTCCACGAGCGCCTCGTCGACGCCTGGCGGCGCCAGGCCGAGCTGCTCCCGCCCGGCCCGCTGCACTTCGCGCACTCCGAGGCCGACGAGCTCGGCGAGGACCTGATGACGGTCGCCTACCTCCAGGAGACCGCCGAGCAGGCCGGCCTGGAGACCCAGGCCCTGTCCGTCGAGCAGATCGGCTGGGACAGCCTGTCCGGCCGGTTCGTGGACGAGAAGCTCCGCTTCATCCGCTCCTGCTTCAAGCTCTACCCGTGGGAGTGGCTGGCCACGGACGAGTTCGGCCCGCACGTCCTCGGCACGTACGACCACGGCGGCGGCACCGGCTCCACCTGCTGGATCGAGCCGCTGTGGAAGATGCTGCTGTCCAACAAGGCGCTGCTCGCGATCCTGTGGGAGCTCTTCCCGGAGCACCCCAACCTGCTGCCCGCCTACCTCGACGGCCCGCGCGAGCTCGCCGAGCCCGGGTCCGACGGTTACGTGGCCAAGCCCCTCCTCGGCCGTGAGGGCGCGGGGGTCACCCTGCACGGGCCGGGCGGGGGCGGCGAGCCGTTCGTACCGCAGGAGGGGGAGCAGTACTGCTTCCAGGGCCTGGCCCCGCTGCCCGACTTCGACGGCAACCGGGTGGTGCTCGGCGCATGGGTCGTCGAGGACGAGGCGGCGGGGCTCGGCATCCGCGAATCGGCGGGGCCGGTCACGGACGAGTACGCCCGCTTCCTGCCCCACGTCATCCTCTGA
- the rocD gene encoding ornithine--oxo-acid transaminase yields MSTTADAIRAADAHSAHNYHPLPLVVASAEGAWMTDVEGRRYLDMLAGYSALNFGHGNRRLIDAAHAQLDRVTLTSRAFHHDRFAAFCTELAALCGKEMVLPMNTGAEAVETAVKTARKWGYEVKGVPDGHAKIVVAADNFHGRTTTVVSFSTDHDARDHFGPYTPGFEIVPYGDLTALAHAVTENTVAVLLEPIQGEAGVLVPPAGYLSGVRELTRERNVLFMADEIQSGLGRTGRTFACEHEGVVPDVYILGKALGGGVVPVSAVVADRDVLGVFRPGQHGSTFGGNPLACAVALEVIAMLRTGEFQGRATELGEHLHRQLNLLVGGGAVTAVRGRGLWAGVDIDPSRGTGREISEKLMELGVLVKDTHGSTIRIAPPLVISKEDLDWGLDQLRSVLGA; encoded by the coding sequence GTGTCGACAACTGCTGATGCCATCCGCGCCGCGGACGCCCACAGTGCGCACAACTACCATCCGCTGCCCCTGGTCGTCGCGTCCGCGGAAGGCGCCTGGATGACGGATGTCGAGGGCCGCAGGTACCTCGACATGCTCGCCGGGTACTCGGCCCTCAACTTCGGGCACGGCAACCGCCGTCTGATCGACGCGGCCCACGCCCAGCTGGATCGGGTCACGCTCACCTCGCGCGCCTTCCACCACGACCGCTTCGCCGCGTTCTGTACCGAGCTCGCCGCACTGTGCGGCAAGGAGATGGTGCTCCCCATGAACACGGGGGCGGAGGCCGTGGAGACGGCGGTGAAGACCGCCCGCAAGTGGGGCTACGAGGTCAAGGGCGTCCCGGACGGGCACGCCAAGATCGTGGTCGCCGCCGACAACTTCCACGGGCGCACCACGACCGTCGTCTCCTTCTCCACGGACCACGACGCCCGCGACCACTTCGGCCCGTACACGCCGGGCTTCGAGATCGTTCCGTACGGGGACCTCACCGCGCTGGCCCACGCCGTCACCGAGAACACGGTGGCCGTACTGCTGGAGCCGATCCAGGGCGAGGCGGGGGTGCTGGTGCCGCCCGCCGGGTACCTGAGCGGCGTACGGGAGCTGACCCGCGAGCGGAACGTCCTGTTCATGGCGGACGAGATCCAGTCGGGGCTGGGGCGCACCGGCCGGACCTTCGCGTGCGAGCACGAGGGCGTCGTCCCGGACGTCTACATCCTCGGCAAGGCGCTCGGCGGCGGCGTGGTGCCGGTGTCGGCCGTGGTCGCCGACCGGGACGTGCTCGGGGTGTTCCGGCCCGGGCAGCACGGGTCCACCTTCGGCGGGAACCCGCTCGCGTGCGCGGTCGCGCTGGAGGTGATCGCGATGCTCCGGACCGGCGAGTTCCAGGGCCGCGCCACCGAGCTGGGCGAGCACCTGCACCGGCAGCTGAACCTGCTGGTCGGCGGGGGCGCGGTGACGGCCGTACGCGGCCGCGGGCTGTGGGCGGGCGTCGACATCGACCCGTCGCGGGGCACCGGCCGGGAGATCTCCGAGAAGCTGATGGAGCTCGGGGTGCTGGTGAAGGACACCCACGGGTCGACGATCCGGATCGCCCCGCCGCTGGTGATCAGCAAGGAGGACCTGGACTGGGGCCTGGACCAGCTCCGGTCGGTGCTCGGCGCGTAG